From one Paenibacillus sp. FSL K6-1330 genomic stretch:
- a CDS encoding GNAT family protein — MFPILETKRLTLREIQHQDAEAIYSCFSNDEVTRYYGQDTLTTLEQAHQIVELFANNYKEKRGIRWGIERKDAQGLIGTIGYNVWSPRHKRAEIGYELHPEFWEQGYANEAASAVIAYGFLELGLTRIGAVVFIENQASHALLTKLGFEAEGILRQYIYQNGVAHDTRVYSLLKN, encoded by the coding sequence ATGTTTCCAATACTAGAGACTAAACGTTTAACGCTGCGGGAAATCCAACATCAGGACGCTGAGGCTATCTATAGCTGCTTCTCGAATGATGAGGTCACTCGATATTACGGACAAGACACGTTGACTACCCTCGAGCAGGCTCATCAAATCGTTGAGCTCTTCGCAAACAACTACAAGGAGAAACGCGGGATTCGATGGGGTATCGAAAGGAAAGATGCGCAAGGTCTCATTGGCACGATTGGGTATAACGTATGGTCTCCGCGGCATAAGAGGGCCGAAATCGGATATGAATTACATCCTGAGTTCTGGGAGCAAGGTTATGCAAACGAAGCTGCTTCCGCCGTCATCGCATATGGTTTTCTGGAGCTTGGCCTGACGCGCATCGGTGCCGTTGTTTTTATCGAGAACCAGGCGTCCCACGCGCTGCTGACCAAACTCGGTTTTGAAGCGGAAGGTATCCTACGCCAATATATATATCAAAACGGCGTGGCACACGATACGCGGGTGTACTCATTATTAAAAAACTAA
- a CDS encoding AraC family transcriptional regulator, protein MKAETSSINRTSLFYVLKDIQLHTQSMGWQQEILVDNEHTLLILTAGTGRLHLEETEFHMRQGRSYHITPGSTALIHSETDGMGFYLLTYELWGMEGTPSGQALPVRNPQFAPYQHQAEWSCLPFSQCIEYLEGIYRQRDTYSELESFDIHVRFQAFMLFLYRQNQNAAHHTNMRQAVEKSIQHLQEHYRNNWTVEQLAELANVARWQYTRIFKKITTKYPLDYLNGVRIDRAKQLLLATDDRLLDIAQFVGFNNEYYFNRRFKQTVGISPGQYRRQRHQEKMRVFAPFLEDFLVALGITPVVQCAHYRWGRQDYLGLHDVPVIDIEQEDIDELARHKPDLIMMDRGFRRWMSDDGLGRLAPTYEFPHASEDWRMTLRKSADLLGRKDRVQDVISQYEYKASEARRLLKRSVHAQTVACLRISALGISLYSGPYHGYTGPILYGDLGLTPHPLVQQLSRDARNAILSRKYLKLLDVDHLFITFDKRHSSWEGEERCLLDAPEWRSLPAVRSGCVYEVDFLTWMNYGVISHGKKIEDVLRVLT, encoded by the coding sequence ATGAAGGCGGAAACCAGCTCGATTAACCGAACTTCTTTATTTTATGTGTTGAAGGATATTCAGCTTCATACGCAATCTATGGGTTGGCAGCAAGAAATTCTGGTTGACAACGAGCACACACTGCTGATTTTGACGGCCGGCACGGGGCGACTGCACTTGGAGGAAACGGAGTTTCACATGCGGCAAGGTCGAAGTTATCACATAACCCCCGGCTCAACAGCACTTATTCATTCTGAAACGGACGGCATGGGTTTCTATCTGTTAACCTATGAACTTTGGGGGATGGAGGGAACTCCCTCTGGACAGGCATTGCCTGTACGAAACCCTCAATTTGCTCCGTACCAGCATCAGGCCGAATGGTCATGTCTCCCGTTCTCTCAATGTATTGAATACCTGGAGGGCATTTATCGGCAGCGCGATACCTATAGCGAGTTGGAATCCTTCGACATTCATGTGCGTTTTCAGGCGTTCATGCTGTTTTTATATCGGCAGAATCAGAACGCTGCTCACCATACGAATATGCGCCAGGCTGTTGAGAAATCGATTCAACATCTACAAGAGCACTATCGAAATAATTGGACTGTGGAGCAGTTGGCAGAGCTTGCGAACGTTGCACGCTGGCAATATACTCGGATTTTTAAAAAGATCACGACCAAGTACCCCCTTGATTATCTGAACGGGGTCCGGATTGACCGGGCAAAACAGTTGCTGCTGGCGACAGATGATCGGCTGCTGGATATTGCACAATTTGTTGGTTTTAACAACGAATATTATTTTAATCGTCGATTCAAACAAACCGTGGGGATTTCGCCCGGACAATATCGCCGTCAACGTCATCAGGAGAAGATGCGGGTATTTGCGCCATTCCTTGAAGATTTTTTGGTAGCCCTCGGCATAACACCGGTCGTGCAATGCGCTCACTACAGATGGGGGAGACAGGATTACCTTGGTCTGCATGATGTCCCTGTAATTGATATTGAGCAGGAGGATATCGATGAACTTGCTCGTCACAAGCCGGACTTAATTATGATGGATAGGGGGTTCAGGCGCTGGATGTCTGACGACGGCTTGGGACGGCTAGCTCCAACGTATGAGTTCCCGCATGCGAGTGAGGATTGGCGCATGACACTGCGTAAATCGGCGGACCTGCTGGGTAGGAAGGACCGAGTGCAGGATGTCATCTCACAATACGAATATAAAGCTAGTGAAGCCAGGAGACTCCTTAAGCGCTCTGTCCATGCCCAAACCGTGGCCTGTCTTCGTATATCGGCGCTTGGAATCAGTTTATATTCGGGTCCGTATCATGGGTATACGGGGCCAATCCTGTACGGGGATCTGGGTCTGACCCCGCATCCACTTGTTCAGCAGTTGTCCAGGGATGCCCGGAATGCGATCTTGTCCAGGAAATATCTGAAGCTGCTGGATGTCGATCATCTGTTTATTACGTTCGACAAGCGTCATTCTTCCTGGGAAGGCGAGGAACGTTGTTTGCTCGATGCCCCAGAATGGCGATCACTTCCGGCAGTTAGGAGCGGCTGCGTGTATGAGGTTGATTTTCTGACCTGGATGAATTATGGGGTGATCTCTCATGGGAAAAAGATTGAGGATGTGCTGAGGGTGCTGACATAG
- a CDS encoding phosphotransferase: protein MIQLLLQAHWPEWNGELVDGPTGWNNTTHFIHNEQRSSVMRIYNTHRDKARIEFEFAVLESLQRVPLSFKIPAPLPSVSGDRMVQVQDGSDRYACLFAYIEGERPEEGSTQAAYSFGEKTGELVNALAGCSIGMRPVYPPYYELLQSYPACSEAFILDFCKQPPLEFKDQGEALHILKEAYADICNSLESLKSLPQQLVHGDLNFSNLLVNAEQPHTVTALLDFEFCTRDVRAMEPAVVISGFLGIADERKAIKQFCEGFASRVQLSAEEIVAIPVLISLRMVDVFLHFLSRYREGTDESQVLREQVDMLAAGFKRMEYSQEWLDDMLFQYLM from the coding sequence ATGATTCAGCTTCTTCTGCAAGCGCACTGGCCAGAGTGGAACGGTGAACTGGTTGATGGTCCTACAGGCTGGAACAATACGACCCATTTTATCCATAACGAGCAGCGCAGTTCGGTCATGCGCATTTATAATACACATCGAGATAAGGCAAGAATCGAATTTGAGTTTGCCGTTCTGGAATCGCTGCAGCGGGTTCCGCTGAGCTTTAAGATTCCCGCTCCTCTTCCTTCCGTGTCTGGCGATAGGATGGTTCAGGTTCAGGATGGGAGCGATCGTTATGCTTGCCTATTTGCATATATTGAAGGAGAACGTCCGGAAGAAGGCAGCACTCAAGCAGCGTATTCTTTCGGGGAGAAGACGGGGGAACTGGTAAATGCCCTTGCGGGTTGTTCAATCGGAATGAGGCCGGTGTATCCGCCTTATTACGAGCTGCTTCAGTCTTATCCTGCATGCAGCGAAGCATTCATTCTAGATTTTTGCAAGCAACCGCCATTGGAGTTCAAGGATCAAGGAGAGGCACTTCATATACTAAAAGAAGCATACGCCGATATTTGCAACAGCCTTGAATCTCTAAAAAGTCTGCCCCAACAGCTGGTTCATGGCGATCTGAACTTTTCGAACCTGCTGGTAAACGCAGAGCAACCGCATACGGTCACCGCTTTGCTTGATTTTGAATTTTGCACACGGGATGTGAGAGCGATGGAGCCTGCGGTTGTCATCTCGGGATTTTTGGGAATCGCGGACGAGAGGAAGGCCATAAAGCAGTTTTGCGAAGGATTTGCCAGCCGCGTTCAACTGAGCGCAGAGGAGATTGTCGCGATTCCGGTTCTCATAAGCTTGCGTATGGTGGATGTATTTCTGCATTTTTTGAGCCGCTATCGGGAAGGGACCGATGAGTCTCAAGTGTTAAGGGAACAGGTGGATATGCTAGCTGCTGGATTTAAGCGGATGGAATACAGCCAGGAGTGGCTGGATGATATGTTGTTTCAGTATTTGATGTAA
- a CDS encoding DeoR/GlpR family DNA-binding transcription regulator gives MFAEERRQKILALLHQDKRVIAKDLAERFEISIDSIRRDLTMMEEQGLLQKTHGGAIPSMKVRQPHVAPEQRYSEGSPEGNAIAQLAVSYVREKDTLFIGSSSLTYLLLKHLPEQMPLTIVTNCMRVAEALREREWIDTYLIGGRVKPSGNITDVLANEFIRQFKFDISFVSGGGISDEGIYVATPEVAAFGRAVSAVSRRRIGMATHRILGQDGFARAGAIEDLDVLITDQKADQHVMDRIQELGVKVIVAKAEEAAPK, from the coding sequence ATGTTTGCCGAGGAACGTCGTCAGAAAATTCTTGCTTTGCTGCATCAAGATAAACGGGTGATTGCCAAGGACTTGGCCGAGCGATTTGAAATATCGATTGATTCGATTCGTCGGGATTTGACAATGATGGAGGAGCAAGGTTTACTCCAGAAAACGCACGGAGGCGCAATTCCTTCCATGAAAGTCAGGCAGCCGCACGTGGCTCCGGAACAGCGGTATAGTGAAGGCTCCCCGGAAGGGAACGCCATTGCTCAATTAGCCGTTTCATACGTCCGAGAAAAAGATACGTTATTCATTGGCAGCAGCTCGCTTACCTATTTACTGTTGAAGCATCTTCCGGAGCAAATGCCCTTGACAATCGTGACCAACTGCATGCGTGTAGCAGAAGCTCTGCGCGAACGCGAATGGATTGACACCTATTTGATTGGTGGACGGGTGAAACCTTCCGGAAATATCACAGACGTGCTTGCTAACGAATTTATTCGTCAATTTAAATTTGATATCAGTTTCGTTAGTGGAGGCGGGATTTCCGATGAGGGAATATACGTGGCTACTCCTGAAGTTGCCGCTTTTGGACGCGCGGTCTCTGCCGTATCCCGCCGCAGAATTGGCATGGCAACGCATCGGATTCTCGGACAGGATGGCTTTGCCAGAGCTGGCGCCATCGAAGATCTGGATGTGTTAATTACCGATCAGAAGGCAGATCAGCACGTTATGGATCGGATCCAGGAGCTTGGCGTAAAGGTCATTGTGGCGAAAGCAGAAGAAGCTGCACCAAAATGA
- a CDS encoding formate/nitrite transporter family protein, with amino-acid sequence METESLLKVEQLALKKHKIFKQSHLRYIARSMLASMFIGFGVIVAFKTGNFFYLEHSPLTYPMAAITFGAAIILIAYGGGDLFTGNTFYYTYAALRKKLRWLEVVKLWVFSYAGNILGACTFALLIFLTGLFMDSSVNGFLLDVVEHKMTTPTVQLFFRAILCNWLVCLAFFIPMSLKGDGAKMFAMMLFVFCFFISGYEHSVANMCTFAIALVLNHPGTISLEGVLHNLIPVTIGNLVGGVLLMGFMYYFVNKPFLDAKESPGE; translated from the coding sequence ATGGAAACCGAATCATTACTCAAGGTGGAGCAGCTAGCTCTCAAAAAACACAAAATCTTCAAACAAAGCCATCTTCGTTACATCGCCCGCTCCATGCTCGCCAGCATGTTTATCGGCTTTGGCGTCATTGTTGCTTTTAAGACAGGCAACTTCTTTTATTTGGAGCATTCCCCTCTGACTTACCCGATGGCCGCCATTACGTTTGGCGCGGCGATCATTCTGATCGCGTATGGGGGAGGGGACCTGTTTACGGGAAACACGTTCTACTACACGTATGCCGCTCTGCGGAAGAAACTAAGGTGGCTCGAGGTCGTCAAGCTGTGGGTCTTCAGCTACGCGGGGAATATCTTAGGGGCGTGCACGTTTGCGCTGCTGATTTTCTTAACGGGACTATTTATGGATTCATCCGTGAACGGATTCCTGCTCGATGTGGTTGAGCACAAAATGACCACCCCGACAGTGCAGCTGTTTTTCAGGGCAATTCTGTGCAACTGGCTCGTATGCCTTGCCTTTTTTATCCCGATGTCATTGAAGGGCGACGGGGCCAAAATGTTTGCCATGATGCTGTTTGTATTCTGCTTCTTCATTTCCGGATATGAGCACAGTGTTGCGAATATGTGCACCTTTGCCATTGCGCTTGTGCTGAATCATCCCGGCACGATTTCACTGGAGGGCGTACTGCATAACCTGATCCCGGTAACGATTGGCAATTTGGTTGGCGGCGTGCTCTTGATGGGCTTTATGTATTATTTTGTGAACAAACCGTTTCTGGACGCCAAGGAATCTCCGGGTGAATGA
- a CDS encoding ABC transporter substrate-binding protein gives MARSYPKNTRWMIALLVLVIALAGCGTPQDKEGAAPSGQFTEKVGEQVAQDETKQGAVDTKMMKDEFGEVEIPVNPKRVVGIYLEDYLLALGVTPVVQWYHPSWGKQDYLGLEVPTFDITGSIESLLEASPDLIIVDGAADSAKYELYSKIAPTYRLPESILQNPPDIMKAIGDVLGIPEEAEGVLSDYHKKIEETRMKLQQAVGEETVAVLRLNVGDKTLALFGIENRFIGNIYKEMGLTPHPFARDMTDFQAILSEEKIPELDADHIIILPSNGSWDSEENQEAMQVFDSPLWKSVPAVKNGHVYRADRTHWQSGAIKANMMKADDLLKWFVQ, from the coding sequence ATGGCAAGGTCATATCCTAAGAATACCCGATGGATGATAGCATTACTTGTACTGGTGATTGCTCTGGCTGGATGCGGAACACCGCAGGACAAGGAGGGTGCAGCACCTTCCGGGCAATTCACGGAAAAGGTTGGGGAGCAGGTCGCTCAGGACGAGACAAAACAAGGGGCTGTTGATACCAAAATGATGAAGGATGAGTTCGGTGAGGTCGAAATACCAGTAAATCCGAAGAGGGTAGTAGGGATCTATCTGGAGGACTATCTGCTGGCTCTAGGAGTTACACCTGTTGTACAGTGGTATCATCCAAGCTGGGGGAAACAGGATTACTTGGGGCTGGAAGTCCCGACCTTTGATATAACGGGAAGTATAGAATCGCTGCTGGAGGCAAGTCCGGATTTGATCATTGTCGACGGAGCAGCAGATTCGGCAAAATATGAGCTTTATTCCAAAATAGCTCCTACTTATCGGCTGCCCGAGTCTATTTTACAAAATCCGCCGGACATTATGAAAGCGATAGGGGATGTGCTTGGCATACCTGAGGAAGCCGAAGGCGTGTTGAGCGACTATCATAAGAAAATCGAGGAAACGAGGATGAAACTGCAACAAGCTGTCGGGGAAGAGACCGTGGCGGTGCTCCGGTTAAATGTCGGAGATAAAACGCTAGCCCTGTTTGGTATCGAGAACCGGTTTATCGGCAATATCTACAAAGAAATGGGATTGACTCCACACCCGTTTGCGCGTGACATGACCGATTTTCAAGCTATTCTATCCGAAGAGAAAATCCCGGAGTTAGATGCGGACCATATCATTATTTTGCCTTCGAACGGCAGCTGGGACTCGGAAGAGAATCAAGAAGCAATGCAGGTATTTGACAGTCCGTTGTGGAAATCTGTACCCGCCGTCAAAAACGGTCATGTGTACAGAGCGGATCGAACCCACTGGCAATCGGGCGCAATTAAAGCCAATATGATGAAAGCCGACGATCTCTTGAAGTGGTTTGTCCAATAA
- a CDS encoding bacteriocin immunity protein: protein MSELTRAQIVDLVTRLYNGEGSEEEVEEWIELLQRNVPHPDISNLIFWPEKDMTPEEIVEEAFHYKPIYINTYRGERE from the coding sequence ATGAGCGAATTAACGAGAGCGCAGATCGTTGATCTGGTGACAAGACTGTATAATGGAGAAGGCAGCGAAGAAGAGGTGGAGGAATGGATCGAATTGCTGCAGCGGAATGTTCCCCACCCCGACATCAGCAATTTGATTTTTTGGCCGGAAAAAGATATGACGCCAGAGGAAATCGTTGAAGAAGCTTTCCATTACAAACCGATATACATAAATACATACAGGGGGGAACGCGAATGA
- a CDS encoding sigma-70 family RNA polymerase sigma factor, whose amino-acid sequence MLSEMEQEVVSAQAGDREAFIRLLQGVESTLYSIARSMLRQDEDCADAIQETMLKAYKAIYGLKKPAYFKTWICRILINQCNEILRQRARTQTMADIHVLSSDVKEYEKIDLREAVDQLDESLRIVVVLHYLQDIPIKDVAHILDISVNAVKNRLYRARNILLASLDQSRERKLNYGAF is encoded by the coding sequence TTGTTATCAGAAATGGAGCAAGAGGTCGTATCGGCCCAAGCGGGTGACCGTGAAGCGTTTATTCGACTCTTGCAAGGAGTAGAATCAACCCTCTATTCCATTGCCCGCTCAATGCTCAGACAAGACGAGGATTGTGCGGATGCGATTCAGGAAACGATGCTGAAAGCCTACAAAGCCATATATGGCTTGAAAAAACCTGCTTATTTCAAAACGTGGATATGTCGCATACTGATCAACCAATGCAACGAGATATTACGACAGAGAGCTCGTACCCAAACGATGGCAGACATTCATGTCCTATCTTCCGATGTCAAAGAGTATGAAAAAATCGATTTGCGCGAAGCAGTTGATCAGTTGGATGAATCCCTTCGAATTGTCGTCGTACTGCACTATCTACAGGATATTCCCATTAAGGATGTCGCCCACATCCTCGACATATCAGTAAACGCCGTAAAAAATCGCCTGTATCGGGCTCGCAATATCCTTCTTGCATCGTTAGATCAATCTCGGGAAAGGAAGTTGAATTATGGAGCGTTTTGA
- a CDS encoding YjgB family protein yields the protein MNMKQPAKKAIITLTMAGVLGVSAIGVNHAVFPLQQAEAATAANAGDYAAEYALKTLNSFYKPALKGQFPGAVSGLTIGKSTKQDVYKAIGEPSVAGKDADAFDVYGANMGNPGYAFSYKLNKIREMRYFGTNVERQTNIGGITMKMLKQNWFAPNATTTFKTGKVKQTKLTYNRGDYKLEFIFNSSTELDHINLLKK from the coding sequence ATGAACATGAAACAACCAGCAAAAAAAGCAATCATCACCTTGACTATGGCAGGAGTCCTCGGCGTAAGTGCTATCGGCGTAAATCATGCTGTTTTTCCGCTGCAGCAAGCAGAAGCTGCCACGGCAGCAAATGCCGGCGATTATGCTGCAGAGTACGCGCTTAAGACACTCAACAGCTTCTATAAACCTGCATTAAAGGGACAATTCCCTGGTGCCGTCAGCGGTTTAACGATCGGTAAAAGCACAAAGCAGGACGTTTATAAAGCCATTGGCGAGCCTTCCGTGGCAGGCAAGGATGCCGATGCCTTCGATGTATACGGGGCCAACATGGGGAATCCAGGCTACGCCTTTTCCTATAAACTGAACAAAATCCGCGAGATGCGTTATTTTGGTACGAACGTGGAACGGCAGACGAACATCGGTGGCATCACCATGAAAATGCTGAAGCAGAACTGGTTTGCACCGAATGCTACAACCACTTTCAAAACCGGAAAAGTCAAGCAAACCAAGCTCACTTACAACCGGGGAGATTACAAATTGGAGTTCATCTTTAACAGTAGCACAGAGCTTGACCATATTAATCTGCTGAAAAAATAA
- a CDS encoding DUF4179 domain-containing protein yields the protein MERFEVEMETLKRKEQSQMPEMVRNRIDETYHTIVNMEMPARRRYIRRERGRGVKIAMLSVLTVAVLGSTVIASGFISPALAQSLRQIPLIGSIFQNQDAGLQTAESQGFVTPVDIKDTHDGVTMKITNVIYDGVRVAMVATRESSKNFEEPLYEPIRPEGHFFSSRGIEHYYMEYQGETLPAGMSATGEKDSVLIFTDDSSYAEENAPFPDTFHLSVTLIIKGIKEPFNFNVPVVKNTSNTFYVEDPGLSKTHDNLKLTIEKIGLTPITTEVVINVKADLNLVPEKYLTTGFLNMEYELVDDQGVSMKPIGARGSSKDPEKYGIYSKTMYEPFTHIPKAITIKPYISNTKNGFKKEYIKELEITVPVETKAVGKKLNND from the coding sequence ATGGAGCGTTTTGAAGTCGAAATGGAAACCTTGAAACGGAAGGAACAAAGTCAAATGCCCGAAATGGTTCGAAACCGGATCGACGAGACGTACCATACCATCGTCAATATGGAGATGCCTGCAAGACGCCGCTATATAAGGAGAGAGAGAGGCCGGGGAGTTAAAATCGCTATGTTATCCGTCCTGACTGTTGCCGTTCTGGGGTCGACCGTCATCGCATCCGGGTTCATTTCACCAGCCCTTGCGCAATCTCTCCGGCAAATCCCCTTGATCGGCAGTATATTTCAAAATCAGGATGCCGGCTTGCAGACTGCTGAAAGTCAGGGGTTCGTTACGCCGGTCGACATCAAGGATACGCATGATGGGGTTACCATGAAAATTACGAATGTCATATATGACGGAGTACGGGTAGCGATGGTGGCCACCCGTGAATCGAGCAAGAACTTCGAAGAGCCTTTGTATGAACCCATAAGGCCTGAGGGTCATTTTTTTTCATCTCGGGGGATTGAACATTATTACATGGAATATCAAGGAGAGACTCTACCAGCTGGAATGAGCGCTACGGGGGAAAAAGATTCTGTACTGATCTTTACGGATGATTCGAGTTACGCCGAGGAAAACGCCCCATTCCCCGATACGTTCCATTTGTCTGTAACATTGATAATTAAAGGAATCAAAGAACCTTTCAATTTCAACGTGCCTGTCGTTAAGAACACATCGAATACCTTTTATGTCGAGGACCCGGGTTTATCCAAAACGCATGACAACCTGAAGTTAACGATCGAAAAAATTGGACTTACTCCCATTACGACTGAAGTAGTTATCAATGTAAAGGCTGACCTAAATCTTGTTCCTGAAAAATATTTGACTACAGGTTTTCTGAATATGGAATATGAACTGGTGGATGATCAAGGTGTTTCCATGAAACCAATCGGTGCCAGAGGCAGCTCCAAGGACCCGGAGAAATACGGCATCTATTCAAAAACAATGTATGAGCCGTTTACACACATCCCAAAAGCAATAACCATAAAGCCTTATATCAGCAACACAAAAAACGGGTTTAAGAAGGAATATATTAAGGAATTAGAAATAACCGTGCCTGTTGAAACCAAAGCTGTAGGCAAAAAATTGAACAATGATTAG
- a CDS encoding UbiD family decarboxylase: protein MKYHNLEECIIDLEKHGHLVRIHEEVDPHLEMAAIHMKVYAAGGPALLFENVKGSRFRAVSNLFGTIERSKFIFRETFESTQDVIALRNDPMKALKNPFKYIGTGLAAKTALPIKKTGALPPGFQEIQISDMPLIKHWKDDGGAFVTLPQVYSEDPEKPGVMNSNLGMYRVQLTGNEYEINKEVGIHYQIHRGIGIHQAKANKLGQPLKVSCFIGGPPAHTISAVMPLPEGMSELTFAGLLSGRHFRYSYVDGYCISHDADFVITGEIYPGETKPEGPFGDHLGYYSLIHPFPVMRVHKVYAKQQAIYPFTVVGRPPQEDTSFGELIHELTGGAIRQEIPGVKEVHAVDAAGVHPLLFAIGSERYTPYQQVKQPAELLTIANRILGTGQLSLAKYLFIAAEENQTLDTHQIEDFLAYILERIDLHRDIHFQTNTTIDTLDYSGTGLNTGSKVVFAAVGDKKRDLCQEVPEALTDLPGYSPAKWIMPGIVAIQGAAFTSYAEVRQEMERLNETIRARGSLSSCPMIILCDDSEFMSATVSNFLWATFTRSNPSHDIHGVNSRYEHKHWGCDTVIIDARTKPHQAPPLIPDEEVERSIKRLFADGGSLSRIQLR, encoded by the coding sequence ATGAAATATCATAATCTGGAAGAATGCATCATAGATCTGGAGAAACATGGCCATTTGGTTCGTATACATGAAGAGGTTGATCCACATTTGGAAATGGCAGCCATACATATGAAGGTCTATGCCGCAGGCGGCCCGGCGCTGTTATTTGAAAATGTTAAAGGTTCAAGGTTCCGCGCGGTCTCCAACCTGTTCGGTACGATCGAGCGTAGCAAATTCATTTTTCGGGAAACCTTCGAATCCACACAAGACGTGATCGCGCTGCGCAACGATCCGATGAAGGCGCTCAAAAATCCGTTCAAATATATCGGGACGGGATTAGCAGCTAAAACCGCGTTACCTATCAAAAAAACGGGGGCATTGCCACCCGGATTTCAGGAAATCCAAATTTCCGATATGCCGTTAATTAAGCACTGGAAGGATGATGGCGGTGCTTTTGTCACGCTGCCTCAAGTCTATTCGGAAGATCCGGAGAAGCCGGGCGTCATGAATTCCAATCTGGGCATGTATCGGGTGCAGCTCACAGGCAACGAATATGAAATAAACAAGGAAGTTGGCATCCATTACCAGATCCACCGGGGCATCGGCATCCATCAAGCGAAGGCCAATAAATTGGGGCAGCCGCTTAAAGTAAGCTGTTTCATCGGGGGTCCCCCTGCGCATACGATTTCAGCGGTTATGCCGCTGCCGGAAGGCATGAGCGAGCTAACCTTTGCCGGCTTGCTGTCCGGACGCCATTTCCGGTACAGCTATGTTGACGGCTACTGCATTAGCCACGATGCGGATTTCGTCATTACAGGGGAAATCTACCCGGGTGAAACCAAGCCGGAAGGTCCTTTTGGTGATCATCTGGGCTATTACAGCCTTATCCATCCGTTTCCCGTCATGCGAGTGCACAAGGTCTACGCCAAACAACAGGCGATCTATCCATTTACGGTCGTTGGAAGACCTCCACAGGAAGATACGTCCTTCGGCGAACTGATTCATGAGCTGACTGGCGGGGCCATCCGGCAAGAAATCCCGGGTGTCAAAGAGGTTCATGCGGTGGACGCTGCTGGGGTACACCCCTTGCTCTTTGCCATCGGCAGCGAACGCTATACCCCTTATCAACAAGTAAAACAGCCGGCTGAGCTTCTCACGATTGCCAATCGGATATTGGGCACGGGCCAATTGAGTTTAGCCAAGTATCTGTTCATAGCGGCCGAGGAGAACCAAACCTTAGACACGCATCAGATCGAGGATTTCTTGGCCTATATATTGGAACGAATCGATCTGCACCGGGATATCCATTTTCAGACCAATACTACGATCGATACACTCGATTATTCCGGGACCGGGCTTAACACCGGGAGCAAGGTCGTATTCGCGGCGGTCGGGGATAAAAAAAGGGATTTGTGCCAAGAGGTGCCTGAAGCCTTGACGGATCTGCCCGGATACTCGCCAGCCAAATGGATCATGCCCGGCATTGTCGCGATCCAGGGAGCCGCTTTTACGAGTTATGCCGAAGTGCGGCAGGAAATGGAGCGTCTAAACGAGACGATCCGTGCGAGAGGTTCCCTCTCCTCCTGTCCGATGATCATTCTGTGCGATGACAGTGAATTCATGAGTGCGACAGTAAGTAATTTCCTGTGGGCAACCTTTACGCGCAGCAATCCTTCCCATGACATTCACGGCGTGAACAGCCGCTATGAGCATAAGCATTGGGGCTGTGATACGGTCATTATCGATGCCCGTACAAAACCGCATCAGGCTCCGCCATTAATACCGGATGAAGAGGTTGAACGCAGCATCAAGCGTTTATTTGCGGACGGAGGCAGTTTAAGTCGGATTCAGTTACGTTAA
- a CDS encoding helix-turn-helix transcriptional regulator gives MYKRIRGLREDRDLTQQQMANYLHISQTTYSRYESGNLDVPSSVLIKLADFHDVSIDYILGQTDIAKRNHSKKEK, from the coding sequence ATGTATAAACGAATTCGAGGACTACGCGAAGACAGAGATCTGACACAACAGCAGATGGCGAATTATCTGCACATTTCCCAAACCACATACTCTCGATACGAAAGTGGAAATTTGGATGTTCCTAGCTCAGTATTGATTAAACTAGCGGATTTCCATGACGTAAGCATTGATTACATACTTGGCCAGACTGACATTGCAAAGCGTAATCACAGCAAGAAAGAAAAGTAA